The sequence TGCGACGCATATGCGGGAACAAAATCACATCACGAATACTGGCAGAATCAGTAAACAACATCACTAAACGGTCAATACCGATACCTTCACCTGCGGTTGGTGGTAAGCCATAAGACAGCGCTTCGATGTACTCTTCATCAAAATGCATCGCTTCATCATCACCAGCGTCTTTTTCAGCGACTTGTCCACGGAAGCGTTCTGCCTGATCAGCAGGATCATTAAGCTCGCTAAAGCCGTTTGCCAGTTCACGACCACCGATGAATAGCTCAAAACGATCGGTGATTTCAGGATTGTCATCACTACGACGTGCCAGTGGTGACGTTTCCGCTGGATATTCAGTGATGAACGTTGGCTGACGCAATTGGTGTTCAGCGGTTTCTTCAAAGATAATGGTCTGTAGTTTGCCCACACCAAACACCTCTTTCACTTGCTGTTTAAGCGTTGTCGAGGCGTACTCTGCCAAATAATCACGGTCATTGATACGTGCCATATCGAAATTTTCGGCATATTTTGCAATTGCATCAGACATAGACAAACGTATAAATGGCGCTTTTAGACTGATGGCTTCTTCTTGATAAGTAATCTCAGTTGTGCCCAAGATATCCATCGCCAATTCATTAAATAAGCGTTCGGTCAAATCCATCAAGTCATGATAATCAGCATAAGCTTGATAAAATTCAATCATGGTAAATTCAGGATTATGGCGAGTTGATACACCTTCGTTGCGGAAGCTGCGGTTAATCTCGAACACTCTTTCAAAACCACCAACAACTAAGCGCTTCAAGTAAAGCTCAGGCGCGATACGCAGATATAAAGGCATATCTAGAGCGTTATGATGCGTCACAAACGGACGCGCCACCGCACCACCTGGGATAGGATGCATCATCGGCGTCTCAACTTCCATGAAACGCTCATTTAACATAAACTTGCGAATGCCGCTAATGACTTGACTGCGAATCATAAAGGTATCACGAGTCGTCTCATTGGTCATCAAATCAAGATGACGATTACGATAGCGCGCTTCGACATCAGCTAGACCATGAAACTTGTTTGGCATTGGACGTAGCGCTTTAGTCAATAACTGAAACTCTTCGATATGCACATATAAGTCGCCCTTGCCTGAGCGACCGATATAGCCTGATACGCCAACAATATCACCCAAATCTAGTGATTTAATGGTCGCCAACGTCTCTGGGTCCAACTCTTTGCGTGCAACATATAACTGAATGCGACCCGTCATATCTTGAATAACAATAAAGGCACCACGGTTCAGCATGACGCGACCTGCCACGTTGACCTGTGTTTTTTCACCATTCGCCGCTTTTTCTTCAATTTCTTGTTTTGAGACGCCGTCAAAAGCAGTTTGCAAATCTTGCGCATAATCAGTACGTTTAAACGTATTTGGATACGGCTGCTTGCCTGAAGCACTGATATCGTCTAGCTTGGCTTGCAGTTGCGCAATCAGCTCGTTAGCGTCTTCTACAACTGGAGTTTGGTCTTGGTTCTGATTATTGTGCTTTGACATAACACTCTCAATATTATTAGATAATTAAATGGAATAAACGAAAACTGCAAAATTAAATCTATACTTATTATCATAGTCGATAGCCGTAAAAAAACAGCTATAAACAAACAGACACTGTCATCTAGACAGTGTCACGCTTTTATGAATTAATGATTCACGACCAGCTATTGAGCCTCTAGTCATTAATATCCTGATGGTTACTAATCACCACCGCCGATACTGGCCATCAAATCAGCCTGATGCTCACGCAACAGTGCATCAAGAATCTCATCCAAGTCGCCTTCCATAATGGCATCAAGCTTGTATAACGTCAGGTTGATACGGTGATCGGTCATGCGACCTTGTGGGAAATTATAAGTGCGAATGCGTTCTGAACGATCGCCACTACCCACCAAATCACGGCGTATGGTATCTGCGGCATCAACTTGAGCCTGTACTTTGACTTGCTGAATCTTTGAAATCAGCATTTTCATCGCTTGCGCACGGTTTTTATGTTGGCTACGCTCTTGCTGACACTCTACCACGGTACCCGTTGGAATGTGGGTCAAACGTACGGCTGAGTCAGTGGTGTTAACGTGCTGACCACCCGCACCGCTTGAACGGAAGGTATCAAAGCGGATATCGGCTGGATTTAGATCTACTGTATCATCAATCTCAACCTCAGGCATCACCGCCACGGTACAAGCTGAGGTATGCACACGACCTTGGCTTTCGGTTTCAGGCACACGCTGCACACGGTGTACGCCAGATTCAAACTTTAAGCGCCCATACACGCTGTTGCCTGATACGCGAGTGATAATTTCTTTATAACCGCCATGCTCGCCTTCACTTGCCGACAGCACTTCCACTGTCCAGCCTTGTGTCTGCGCGTATTTTTGGTACATGCGGAACAAGTCACCAGAGAAAATCGCGGCTTCATCACCACCTGTACCCGCTCGAATTTCCAAGAAAGCAGGCACTTTATCATTCGGATCTTTTGGTAGCATCATGACATTGAGCGCCTCTTCCATCTCTACGATGGTCTCGCGGGCGTTATCAATCTCATCGATCATCATCTCTTTCATGTCAGGATCTGATGCATCAGCCAGCATAGCCTCTGCATCAGCCTGATCCGTTTCTGCACGCACATAGTTCTGCCATAAAGTAGTGATATCCATCAAGTCGCTGTGTTCGACAGACAATTCACGGAATTTATTATTATCGCTGATGATACTAGGATCTGATAATAAGGCGGTGACCTCTTCATAACGGTCTACCATCTGGTCTAAACGCAGGCGTAAGGATTCTTTCATAAAAGGACTTTTAATTGGATGAGAGGAATAAGACCGTGATTATAGCAAATTTTTCGGGGTAAATTAAAACCTCTACGCATTCTTGTCGATATTCTAAGCATTCTTCCCGTTATATTCGCAAATAGCGCCTCATTCTTGAATAATATATTGCTTAAATAATGTGATTAAATGCTCATAATAAAAATAACAGACAAAAAAATAGCTAAGGTTGCTCTTAGCTATTTTTTATTAGTACCAGATTTTACTTTAAAAATTAAACCTTACGCACCAACACTGAACCGATAGAGTAACCCGCACCAAATGAGCAAATCACACCCAAATCACCTGATGCTAGCTCATCTTTATAGCGATGGAAAACAATCATCGGACTGGCTGAACTGGTGTTAGCAAATTCAGCAATGACACTTGGCACAATCGCTTTATCTGCTTCTTTACCAATCACAGTACGTAGGATTAAATCCAACATATTGGCGTTGGCTTGGTGCAGCCACATCATTTTAACGTCAGACGTTGCGATATCATTTTCTTGCAAATGCTCAGTGATGACTTCTGAAACCTTTGGACAGACTTCACGGAACACTTTTCGACCATTTTGTAAGAATAGCTTGTCGGTGACTGGCTCTTTAATGTCTGGATACATCTCAGTCTGTGCTGCTAAGAACTCTGAGCGATCCATAAAGCCGTATTCGTTTTTGATATTGGTCGAAAACTGGGTAAATAGCTTAGAGTTAAGAATCTCATAACCTTTTGGCGTGTCTAGCTCTTCGACGATAGATGCTGTCGCGACATCGCCAAAGATAAAGTGGCTGTCACGGTTACGCCAGTTTAGATGCGCTGAAGTAATCTCAACGTTGACCACAGCGATGCGCTTAGCCAGACCAGAAACGATAGAGCCGTGTGCTTGCGATAGACCAAAAGTCGCGGCACTACAAGCGACGTTCATATCATAAGCAAAACCACCAATCATACCGATTGCATTTTGAATCTCGATAGCGACCGCAGGATAAGTACGCTGGAAGTTTGAACAGGCAAGGATAATACCATCTAGGTCATTCGCCTCAAGACCCGCATCTGCTAGCGCGTCTTTCAAAGCCGCAGTACCCATTTCTGCCATGATAGACAGCTCTTCACCTAAATGACGATAAGGAATCACTGGTGCCATGATTTCAGGATCTAAAATACCATCCTTTTCCATCACATAACGTGATTTGATACCAGATACTTTTTCGATAAAGGCCGCTGAAGAAGGCTCTAGGGCAGTCAAAGTTCCTGCTGCTATCTCGTCAGCATGCTTTGCATTATAATTCTCAACATACTTATTAAATGAATCTACTAGCTCTTCATTACTGATGCTATAAGGCGGAATATACAGGCCAGTGCCTGTGATACAAGTCGTCATGATAAGCTTCCTTGTCTACTACTATAGGGCTTGGGATAAGCATAAAAGTGGAAAAATAACAGTCGTTTGATTTCAGTGAATAACTGTAAACTTAAAATCAGAGCCTTTATTATGCCTGAATATAATTATTTTTCTAATACTTTGTTACAAATAATCTGTTTGTTGCGAAAAATAAGCAAAGTCCTGACTTCATTTTGGAGCAGCTACGTTATAATTGGCGCATTTTGCTAGCGACGCGTTCACAGTTCGAGCTCATAAAACTGCGAGACATAAACCCGCTCATATTTGGGAATACTCATGGTAGAAATTTTTAACTGGTTATTTGGACAGTACGCTGACTATCCCACCGTCTTTATTGCTCTTGAATTGATTGCCGTCATATTTGGGGTAGCAAGTGTCTTACTCGCCAGCAGAACCAATATTCTAGTCTTCCCCATTGGTCTCGTCAGCACCGCAATCTTTGTCTATCTGTTGTGGAAATGGCAGTTATTTGGCGATATGTTTATCAATGCCTATTATACGGTGATGAGTCTATATGGCTGGATCAATTGGACACAGAGTAAGAAAAACACAGCAATCAAAAAACAGCAAGATTATATCAACCCTACTGGTCAGCAGCAAAATGAGTCGTTAGCAAGGACTAACGCCCAGAATGC is a genomic window of Psychrobacter cibarius containing:
- the lysS gene encoding lysine--tRNA ligase, with the translated sequence MSKHNNQNQDQTPVVEDANELIAQLQAKLDDISASGKQPYPNTFKRTDYAQDLQTAFDGVSKQEIEEKAANGEKTQVNVAGRVMLNRGAFIVIQDMTGRIQLYVARKELDPETLATIKSLDLGDIVGVSGYIGRSGKGDLYVHIEEFQLLTKALRPMPNKFHGLADVEARYRNRHLDLMTNETTRDTFMIRSQVISGIRKFMLNERFMEVETPMMHPIPGGAVARPFVTHHNALDMPLYLRIAPELYLKRLVVGGFERVFEINRSFRNEGVSTRHNPEFTMIEFYQAYADYHDLMDLTERLFNELAMDILGTTEITYQEEAISLKAPFIRLSMSDAIAKYAENFDMARINDRDYLAEYASTTLKQQVKEVFGVGKLQTIIFEETAEHQLRQPTFITEYPAETSPLARRSDDNPEITDRFELFIGGRELANGFSELNDPADQAERFRGQVAEKDAGDDEAMHFDEEYIEALSYGLPPTAGEGIGIDRLVMLFTDSASIRDVILFPHMRRKLES
- the prfA gene encoding peptide chain release factor 1 gives rise to the protein MKESLRLRLDQMVDRYEEVTALLSDPSIISDNNKFRELSVEHSDLMDITTLWQNYVRAETDQADAEAMLADASDPDMKEMMIDEIDNARETIVEMEEALNVMMLPKDPNDKVPAFLEIRAGTGGDEAAIFSGDLFRMYQKYAQTQGWTVEVLSASEGEHGGYKEIITRVSGNSVYGRLKFESGVHRVQRVPETESQGRVHTSACTVAVMPEVEIDDTVDLNPADIRFDTFRSSGAGGQHVNTTDSAVRLTHIPTGTVVECQQERSQHKNRAQAMKMLISKIQQVKVQAQVDAADTIRRDLVGSGDRSERIRTYNFPQGRMTDHRINLTLYKLDAIMEGDLDEILDALLREHQADLMASIGGGD
- a CDS encoding beta-ketoacyl-ACP synthase III; protein product: MTTCITGTGLYIPPYSISNEELVDSFNKYVENYNAKHADEIAAGTLTALEPSSAAFIEKVSGIKSRYVMEKDGILDPEIMAPVIPYRHLGEELSIMAEMGTAALKDALADAGLEANDLDGIILACSNFQRTYPAVAIEIQNAIGMIGGFAYDMNVACSAATFGLSQAHGSIVSGLAKRIAVVNVEITSAHLNWRNRDSHFIFGDVATASIVEELDTPKGYEILNSKLFTQFSTNIKNEYGFMDRSEFLAAQTEMYPDIKEPVTDKLFLQNGRKVFREVCPKVSEVITEHLQENDIATSDVKMMWLHQANANMLDLILRTVIGKEADKAIVPSVIAEFANTSSASPMIVFHRYKDELASGDLGVICSFGAGYSIGSVLVRKV